In Notamacropus eugenii isolate mMacEug1 chromosome 1, mMacEug1.pri_v2, whole genome shotgun sequence, one genomic interval encodes:
- the SEMA4G gene encoding semaphorin-4G: protein MWEGLGPLLLCLLLVSSAPGPPPRRPARELDATPRTTIPYEELSEARHFGGHAHNYSTLLLEEASGRLLVGARGALFSLNAQDIGDGSHREIRWEASPETQNECVRKGRNNQTECFNHVRFLQRLNATHLYACGTHAFQPLCAAIDSEAFTLPPSFEEGKEKCPYDPARGFTGLIVDGGLYTATRYEFRSIPDIRRSRHPRSLRTEESPLHWLNDAEFVFSVLIRESEASTVGDDDKVYYFFTERATEEGSSFSQIRGHRVARVARVCKGDLGGKKILQKKWTSFLKARLTCHIPLYETLRSVCSLDGGSWAHTRFYAAFSLAAQWRTLEASAICRYDLSDVQASFSGPYMEYQDGTRRWGRYDGAVPEPRPGSCITDGLRRRGYNSSQDLPSPVLDFVKLHPLMARVVGPARGRPLLLKRNIRYTRLVGTPVTVPAGLTYDVLFLGTADGWIHKAVVLGLGMHIIEEAQVFMEPQPVENLVISLAQHSLYVGAPSGVIQLPLSRCSRYSSCYDCILARDPYCGWDPSVRACQEAATASNRTALIQDMERGNRGCQGIVTTEPHLPSRNRSVLSGDDVLLPCDQPSNLARASWLLNGSRMLVDGRDGYRVGVDGLLVVDTRPEHSGHYSCYAEENGLRTLLASYGLTVQQALPAPALVPPALGAHLTPDAHLLYVLTIAALGGLCLVLASMLLYVACLRGSSRRRKYSLARGTGRAGGSAVQLQTVSGQCPGEEDEGEEGTDRAGGPEGSGLRIIPGEGTPAPPPPPPPPPPTELSNGLAALPSRLRRMNGNSYVLLQQNEDRAPTLPCSFTEELSRILEKRKHTQLVERLDESSV from the exons ATGTGGGAGGGCCTTGGGCCCCTCCTTCTGTGCCTCCTTCTGGTCTCTTCTGCCCCTGGGCCCCCACCACGGAGACCGGCCAGAGAGCTGGATGCCACGCCAAGGACAACTATCCCTTATGAAG AGCTCTCCGAGGCCCGACACTTCGGGGGTCACGCCCACAATTATTCTACGTTGCTGCTGGAGGAGGCATCAGGGAGGCTGCTTGTAGGGGCACGGGGGGCCTTGTTCTCTCTTAATGCCCAAGACATCGGAGATGGATCCCACCGTGAG aTCCGATGGGAAGCATCCCCAGAGACTCAGAATGAATGTGTCCGAAAGGGAAGAAATAACCAG ACTGAGTGCTTCAACCATGTCCGGTTCCTGCAGCGTCTGAATGCGACGCATCTCTATGCTTGTGGGACTCATGCCTTCCAGCCACTCTGTGCTGCCATC GATTCTGAAGCCTTCACTTTACCCCCTAgctttgaggaggggaaggagaagtgtCCCTATGACCCAGCCAGGGGCTTCACAGGGCTTATTGTTG ATGGTGGCCTCTACACTGCCACAAGATATGAGTTCCGGAGCATACCTGACATTCGTCGCAGCCGTCATCCCCGCTCCCTACGAACTGAGGAGTCCCCCTTACACTGGCTCAATG ATGCAGAGTTCGTATTTTCCGTCCTCATCCGGGAAAGTGAGGCCAGCACTGTGGGAGATGACGACAAAGTGTATTATTTCTTCACGGAGCGTGCCACAGAGGAAGGCAGCAGCTTCTCCCAGATCCGGGGACACCGGGTTGCCCGGGTAGCCCGAGTTTGCAAG GGTGACCTCGGTGGGAAGAAAATCCTACAGAAGAAATGGACATCTTTCCTGAAGGCCCGGCTGACTTGTCATATCCCTCTGTATGAGACCCTACGTAGTGTCTGTAGCCTGGATGGGGGCTCCTGGGCCCATACACGCTTCTATGCAGCATTTAGCCTGGCTGCTCAGTG gAGGACCCTGGAGGCCTCAGCCATCTGTCGTTATGACCTGTCTGATGTCCAGGCATCCTTCTCTGGCCCCTACATGGAATACCAGGATGGTACACGTCGCTGGGGTCGGTATGATGGGGCTGTGCCGGAGCCCCGACCAGGCTCG TGCATCACAGATGGACTCCGAAGGCGGGGCTACAACTCCTCTCAGGACCTACCCTCCCCTGTCCTGGACTTTGTCAAGTTGCACCCACTCATGGCTAGGGTTGTGGGGCCAGCCCGAGGGCGGCCTCTCCTGCTGAAGCGGAACATTAGATATACTCGGCTTGTGGGGACCCCTGTTACTGTGCCAGCCGGTCTGACTTACGATGTGCTCTTCCTGGGGACAG CTGATGGCTGGATCCACAAAGCCGTGGTGCTGGGCCTTGGTATGCACATTATTGAGGAAGCCCAGGTGTTCATGGAGCCCCAGCCTGTGGAGAACTTGGTCATCTCCCTTGCCCAG CACAGCCTGTATGTGGGGGCCCCCAGTGGGGTTATCCAGCTGCCACTGTCCCGATGCTCCCGGTACAGCTCCTGTTACGATTGTATCCTGGCAAGAGACCCCTACTGTGGCTGGGATCCTAGTGTCCGGGCCTGCCAGGAAGCTGCCACGGCATCCAACAG GACAGCTCTGATACAGGACATGGAGAGAGGCAACCGTGGCTGTCAAGGCATCGTGACTACAG aaCCACATCTGCCATCTCGGAACCGATCTGTGCTGAGTGGGGATGATGTGCTTCTACCCTGTGACCAGCCGTCCAATCTGGCCCGAGCCTCGTGGCTACTCAATGGGAGTCGGATGCTGGTGGACGGGAGGGATGGCTACCGTGTGGGTGTGGATGGCTTATTAGTGGTGGACACCCGGCCAGAACATAGCGGTCACTACAGTTGCTATGCAGAGGAGAACGGGCTCCGTACCCTTCTGGCCTCCTATGGCCTCACGGTGCAGCAAGCCCTCCCTGCCCCAGCCCTGGTTCCCCCAGCCCTGGGTGCCCACCTGACCCCAGATGCCCATCTCCTCTATGTGCTGACCATTGCAGCCTTGGGTGGCCTCTGCCTTGTTCTGGCCTCCATGCTTCTCTACGTTGCCTGCCTTCGAGGCAGTAGCCGCCGACGCAAGTATTCACTGGCCAGAGGTACTGGCAGGGCAGGGGGCTCTGCTGTCCAGCTGCAGACAGTCTCTGGTCAGTGCCCTGGGGAGGaggatgaaggggaagaggggacagACAGGGCAGGAGGACCTGAAGGTAGTGGCCTCCGGATAATTCCTGGGGAGGGGACCCCAgcacctcctcctcccccaccccctcccccccctacTGAGCTCTCCAATGGGTTGGCAGCACTGCCTAGTCGTTTGAGGAGGATGAATGGTAACAGTTATGTATTACTGCAGCAGAATGAGGACCGGGCACCTACTCTACCCTGCTCCTTCACAGAGGAGCTCAGCCGAATTCTGGAGAAACGGAAGCACACACAGCTGGTGGAGAGGCTGGATGAGAGTTCTGTCTAA
- the MRPL43 gene encoding large ribosomal subunit protein mL43 — protein MTARGSPSRFLGSVLHNGLGRYVQQLQRLSLRVSRDAPSSRGAREFVEQHVTEFARRNPGVVLYVTAKKCHVPRLVAEYLNGSVQEVALGNKTAEEIATLIQKLADQSGLDVIRIRKPYHTYHPSIQGQWHPFTNRPPQLGRAAPASHPDQKPQ, from the exons ATGACGGCCCGCGGGAGCCCGAGCCGCTTCCTGGGCAGCGTCCTCCACAACGGGCTGGGACGCTACGTGCAGCAGCTCCAGCGCCTCAGCCTCAGGGTCAGCCGGGACGCGCCTTCTTCGCGCGGCGCCAG GGAGTTTGTGGAGCAGCACGTGACGGAGTTTGCGCGGAGGAACCCGGGGGTCGTGCTCTACGTGACCGCGAAGAAATGCCACGTGCCCCGGCTGGTGGCGGAGTACC TGAACGGCTCCGTCCAGGAGGTGGCCCTCGGGAATAAGACGGCGGAGGAGATCGCCACACTGATCCAGAAGCTGGCTGACCAGTCAGGCCTGGACGTGATTCGCATCCGGAAGCCCTATCACACGTACCACCCGAGCATCCAGGGCCAGTGGCACCCCTTTACCAACAGGCCCCCCCAGCTGGGCAGGGCAGCCCCTGCCAGTCACCCCGACCAGAAACCCCAATAA